In one Magallana gigas chromosome 7, xbMagGiga1.1, whole genome shotgun sequence genomic region, the following are encoded:
- the LOC105317391 gene encoding rhodopsin, GQ-coupled, translated as MNNTTDFTPVASMENFRTLEELNASKAEQRLPTVIFLIIIIIIGVIGNTVVIVVYSSKYPPSTFRLYILTLAVIDLLSCLIPMPLEVVDNTYPVMFYNEGFCKSGRFIGNVLKIGSAFVLVVMALSRYKKICHPFSKATTLTQARLCCAAAILLAIAFSWPNAIIQGIKHVYLPGNITGYDCSIDDLIRNTQYPFIYSTVLFVLYVIVFLMLSVLYTFVVLALRRHSRKRSTQKANDKLDKMNPRITKLMIAITVAFILCYLPNCILDAASTFKRGVLFPPSPIILGILPLLARAFFINNIINPFIYLVGESKFRNIVKQSLRWLYYTVCCPKQKRKHSFAITESIRLTEVRSQSG; from the coding sequence ATGAACAACACAACAGATTTTACTCCCGTTGCCTCTATGGAAAACTTTCGAACCCTAGAAGAGCTGAACGCATCGAAAGCCGAGCAGCGCCTCCCGACCGTCATATTTCTGATCATCATAATAATCATTGGAGTGATTGGTAACACAGTGGTCATCGTCGTTTACTCCTCCAAGTATCCCCCCTCCACCTTCCGGTTGTACATCCTGACTCTGGCAGTGATTGATTTACTTTCATGCCTCATACCTATGCCTCTCGAAGTTGTTGACAACACATACCCCGTAATGTTCTATAACGAGGGATTCTGCAAGAGCGGCCGATTCATTGGAAATGTGTTAAAAATAGGATCTGCGTTTGTCCTTGTTGTTATGGCATTAAGTAGATATAAAAAGATATGTCATCCATTTTCAAAGGCTACCACTTTGACCCAAGCTCGTCTATGCTGTGCGGCGGCAATTCTACTCGCCATTGCCTTCTCCTGGCCAAACGCAATCATTCAAGGAATCAAACACGTGTATCTTCCAGGAAATATCACCGGGTACGATTGTTCCATAGACGACCTCATAAGGAACACCCAATACCCGTTCATCTACTCGACTGTTCTATTTGTGCTGTACGTTATCGTGTTTTTAATGCTAAGTGTTTTGTACACGTTTGTGGTTCTTGCTCTCAGAAGACACTCTAGAAAGAGGTCCACCCAGAAAGCCAACGACAAGCTGGACAAAATGAACCCCAGAATCACAAAGCTCATGATTGCTATCACCGTGGCTTTTATCTTGTGTTACCTTCCTAATTGTATCCTAGACGCAGCCTCTACTTTCAAAAGGGGAGTCCTTTTCCCGCCAAGCCCAATCATTTTGGGAATTCTTCCGCTGCTAGCCAGGGCTTTTTTCATTAACAATATCATCAACCCTTTCATATATCTGGTTGGAGAATCAAAGTTTCGAAATATCGTGAAACAAAGTCTAAGATGGCTTTACTACACAGTATGCTGCCCTAAACAGAAAAGAAAGCATAGTTTCGCCATAACGGAGTCCATACGCTTAACAGAAGTTAGGTCGCAGTCTGGGTAA
- the LOC105317385 gene encoding decapping and exoribonuclease protein: MKRSYGRVDDSSRDNKIKYARTEPTLKTRPVAVFKGDGNFPYFRQPTEIGSLSLDIKRNFHNDRSMLKHYVPPNDIHKVRFDLTKGYHNFIEKDETSKEYINDILKWISCNRDKFLLEEEKKKSVEEKNQIRNLHTDFVCWRGLLTKLLCTPFENREGWLIAVTLYQGTHYMCEFDTESRKRQKQEMSERQKEMAYWGWKFEQYVTADKPDGLPKTDEPVNNCEAFCTVVRSRLEKHSLLFSGEVDAIDLQAKEPCKYVEFKTTRQLDSYRQERNFIKFKLIKWWAQSFLVGIPTIICGYRDDSGVVRNLEKMETLKIPQRAKDERDGWDPVVCFNFLDKFLSHVKRTCTKDDSKTVYLFEWTPPGDITCSLQNPGSEFQFLPTWYTENG, from the exons atgaaacGTTCGTATGGAAGGGTTGACGATTCTTCCCGGGACAACAAAATCAAATATGCACGAACAGAACCGACGTTAAAAACGAGACCTGTTGCGGTGTTTAAAGGAGATGGAAATTTTCCATACTTTAGGCAGCCAACAGAAATTGGTTCACTGTCTCTTGACATCAAAAGAAACTTCCATAATGACAGAAGCATGCTGAAACATTATGTGCCTCCTAATGACATTCACAAAGTGAGATTTGATCTAACCAAGGGATATCACAATTTCATTGAAAAGGATGAAACTTCTAAAGAATATATTAATGACATTTTGAAATGGATCAGTTGTAACAGAGACAAATTCCTACTGGAAGAAGAAAAGAAGAAGTCAGTTGAAGAGAAAAATCAGATTAG AAATCTTCACACTGATTTTGTGTGCTGGAGGGGACTTCTTACCAAGCTGCTATGTACTCCATTTGAAAACAGAGAGGGCTGGCTTATAGCAGTCACCCTCTACCAGGGCACCCACTATATGTGTGAGTTTGACACAGAAAGCCGGAAACGTCAGAAGCAGGAAATGTCAGAGCGGCAGAAAGAGATGGCATACTGGGGATGGAAGTTTGAACAATATGTTACCGCAG ACAAACCTGATGGATTGCCTAAAACAGATGAACCAGTCAACAACTGTGAAGCATTCTGTACAGTAGTCAGATCTCGACTGGAGAAGCATTCATTAT TATTTTCGGGTGAGGTGGATGCCATTGATCTGCAAGCAAAGGAACCTTGTAAATATGTTGAATTTAAAACTACAAGGCAGCTGGACAGCTACAGACAAGAAAGGAATTTTATCAA attcaagttaaTCAAGTGGTGGGCACAAAGTTTTCTTGTTGGGATCCCCACCATTATTTGTGGTTACCGTGACGACAGTGGTGTTGTACGCAACCTGGAGAAAATGGAAACTCTTAAAATCCCACAGAGAGCCAAG GATGAGCGAGATGGTTGGGATCCAGTGGTCTGTTTCAACTTCCTGGATAAATTTCTCTCTCATGTAAAAAGAACCTGCACGAAAGATGACTCGAA GACAGTCTACTTGTTTGAGTGGACTCCACCAGGGGACATAACTTGCTCACTACAAAATCCTGGGTCAGAGTTTCAGTTTCTTCCCACTTGGTACACTGAAAATGGATGA
- the LOC105317386 gene encoding ZZ-type zinc finger-containing protein 3: MLGLSLSTYCSVMDFSDSNSASLDVSMDGMASDDSNFASTSSWTGVSVAETAENNEENDDIESYYFESDHLAFRGNSDYNTMLKTIALLEAQRIQAISDIEKLHECMDDALKDPIDFVNRLQHGVDLGLPKPQQVAELPDINWEKYTSSVDFSSLGFPKHLTRLKRQLVEGPSSAECGEETVKVDGSLTYVRGRVKREDKPETFNKLWTAEEQKRLEELLLEHPPEEVEAKRWAKIAKALGNRTPIQVASRVQKYFIKLAKAGLPIPGRLPNIAIHRQKHAHRHQRFQKFYYQQSTFMASHEPPVYMSDDENSGSIYGGDEPRENYVNSGMDFSDNDDEPDEDDSIPLELQNTPEYQELMQLKRMKQCKIRIKSDASYTHNGFKCDGCNCDPIVGVRWHCQDCDQEDCVDFCDGCVHKNIEIGQHNSSHRLGAVTKESNDIDYESQTFMPDGYNYLDPNYMPAT, encoded by the coding sequence ATGTTGGGACTTTCACTTTCAACATACTGCTCTGTGATGGATTTTTCCGACTCTAATTCCGCATCTCTAGATGTGAGTATGGATGGAATGGCGAGCGACGACTCTAATTTTGCAAGCACGTCGTCTTGGACCGGGGTATCCGTGGCCGAGACAGCAGAGAACAACGAAGAAAACGACGACATAGAATCTTACTACTTTGAGTCGGATCATTTAGCATTTCGCGGGAACAGCGATTATAACACAATGCTTAAAACTATAGCTTTGCTCGAGGCACAAAGAATACAGGCAATTTCAGATATAGAGAAACTGCATGAATGTATGGATGATGCATTGAAAGACCCCATCGACTTCGTAAACAGACTGCAACATGGAGTAGATTTGGGTCTACCAAAACCTCAGCAGGTGGCAGAGCTCCCCGATATCAATTGGGAGAAATATACAAGTTCTGTAGATTTTTCAAGTCTTGGCTTTCCGAAACATTTGACTCGATTAAAGAGACAATTGGTAGAAGGACCAAGCAGTGCAGAGTGTGGGGAAGAAACTGTTAAAGTTGATGGCAGTTTGACATATGTCAGAGGCAGGGTGAAACGTGAGGACAAGCCAGAAACATTCAACAAGCTTTGGACAGCAGAGGAGCAGAAAAGATTGGAGGAACTTCTACTTGAACATCCTCCCGAAGAAGTTGAAGCCAAACGCTGGGCCAAAATTGCAAAAGCCCTAGGAAACCGAACACCTATTCAAGTTGCCAGTCGTGTGCAAAAATACTTTATAAAGCTGGCCAAAGCAGGCCTCCCCATTCCTGGGAGATTGCCAAACATTGCCATCCACAGACAGAAGCATGCTCATCGGCATCAACGATTTCAGAAATTTTATTATCAGCAATCCACATTTATGGCTTCCCATGAGCCCCCAGTATACATGTCAGATGATGAGAACTCGGGGTCTATATACGGTGGGGACGAACCACGAGAAAACTATGTCAATTCAGGAATGGACTTTTCAGACAATGACGATGAGCCAGATGAAGATGACAGCATTCCTCTTGAGCTTCAAAACACACCCGAATACCAAGAACTAATGCAACTAAAGAGAATGAAACAGTGTAAAATAAGGATAAAGAGTGATGCCTCTTATACTCATAACGGCTTTAAGTGCGATGGTTGTAACTGTGATCCTATCGTTGGTGTGAGGTGGCATTGTCAGGATTGTGATCAGGAAGATTGTGTAGATTTTTGTGACGGGTGTGTACACAAGAACATCGAGATAGGCCAACACAACTCGAGTCACCGTCTCGGTGCCGTCACCAAGGAATCCAATGACATCGATTATGAATCTCAGACCTTCATGCCTGATGGTTACAACTATCTGGATCCAAATTACATGCCTGCAACTTGA
- the LOC105317384 gene encoding inactive serine/threonine-protein kinase 19 translates to MSKRSIVNDLYKSRKRVCTAPSSAINETSEFNDGLNGTSFSAAEIPSDTKVSLLHLKELFPLERFEGRLPVVIVKHQLYSLINDRTAVDKELNTLKLANEIKLFKLGAELDDYCIVFTKEYQDHVIKVMSELCISKNICNKFVNTVIKKYTDVCINKDTLMNEFNFTDSEITQLVKASVLTVRDVGNWWVALPNAGIFMKCFLRGRKAIVTMIRKCKYREILQTELEQRKWPKVCKLGLQYHMHEVIGADLIKCIQTTSGLLLRLKDS, encoded by the exons ATGTCTAAACGCTCCATTGTAAATGATCTTTACAAGTCCAGAAAACGAGTTTGTACTGCACCCAGCTCTGCTATCAATGAAACTTCAGAATTTAATGATGGTTTGAATGGAACATCTTTTTCTG CCGCAGAGATCCCCTCTGATACGAAGGTCTCTCTCCTCCACTTGAAAGAGTTGTTTCCCTTGGAGCGGTTTGAGGGGAGACTGCCTGTGGTTATTGTGAAGCATCAGCTGTACAGTCTGATCAATGACCGCACAGCTGTCGATAAGGAATTA AATACTCTTAAATTAgccaatgaaataaaattgttcaaacTGGGCGCTGAACTGGATGACTACTGTATTGTGTTCACCAAGGAATACCAAGATCATGTGATTAAAGTGATGAGTGAACTCTGCATAAGTAAAAACATCTGTA ATAAGTTTGTGAATACTGtgataaaaaaatacactgatgTCTGCATCAACAAAGATACCCTGATGAATGAATTCAACTTCACCGACTCAGAAATTAC GCAGCTTGTGAAAGCCTCCGTCCTGACCGTCCGAGATGTTGGCAACTGGTGGGTGGCCCTCCCTAATGCTGGAATCTTCATGAAGTGTTTCTTGAGGGGAAGAAAGGCTATTGTCACTATGATCAGGAAATGTAAATACCGGGAGATCCTCCAGACA GAATTGGAGCAGAGAAAGTGGCCAAAAGTATGCAAACTTGGACTTCAATATCACATGCATGAAGTGATAGGTGCGGATCTCATAAAATG CATTCAAACAACCTCAGGACTGTTGCTTCGATTGAAAGATTCCTAA